A DNA window from Moorella thermoacetica contains the following coding sequences:
- the greA gene encoding transcription elongation factor GreA translates to MAEKETLLTANGLKKLEEELEYLKTVKRQEVAERLKQAIEFGDISENSEYEDAKNEQAFIEGRILTLEKKLRNAKVIVASEVSDDVVSLGSRVTLKDLDEGEEIQYEIVGSMEADPAENRISNESPVGKALLGHHTGETVTIQVPAGNLRYQILNIAKVH, encoded by the coding sequence ATGGCCGAAAAAGAAACCTTGTTGACTGCCAACGGCTTAAAAAAACTGGAGGAAGAACTGGAGTACCTTAAAACCGTCAAACGCCAGGAAGTGGCCGAACGCTTAAAACAGGCCATAGAGTTTGGCGACATCAGTGAGAACTCCGAATATGAGGACGCCAAAAACGAGCAGGCCTTCATCGAAGGCCGCATCCTTACTCTGGAAAAGAAACTGCGTAACGCCAAGGTTATTGTGGCCAGCGAGGTATCTGACGACGTAGTTTCCCTGGGCTCCCGGGTGACCTTAAAGGACCTGGACGAAGGCGAAGAGATCCAGTACGAAATCGTCGGATCCATGGAGGCCGACCCGGCCGAAAACCGTATTTCCAATGAATCACCCGTGGGCAAGGCCCTCCTGGGGCATCATACCGGTGAAACAGTCACTATCCAGGTGCCGGCCGGCAACCTGCGTTACCAGATTTTAAATATAGCCAAGGTTCACTAG
- a CDS encoding polysaccharide biosynthesis protein yields MHKFAFMIHPLDIHDVTRKFPVARHLPPALLEKAVRYLPPIKASHITGVRSAYAETEGWFVACSLTSRQMLSLPQDLVIKKLIRTGRLAEKLGAEILGLGAMTSVVGDAGITIARHLNIAVTTGNSYTVATALEATAKAAAMMDIDLTRAEIAIMGATGSIGAVCARILARNCRHLTLIARNEEKLARLAHQIKEETGLKARVTNHSREALRRADVIITVTSAVDTVIEPEDLKPGAVVCDVARPRDVSRRVAEVRDDVLVIDGGVVQVPGDVDFHFNFGYPPGLSYACMAETMILALEGRIENFTLGRELTVEQIDTINRLAAKHGFQVAGFRSFELPVSEEQVAAIRERARQRAALAR; encoded by the coding sequence TTGCATAAATTCGCCTTCATGATCCACCCCCTGGACATCCACGACGTTACCCGTAAATTCCCTGTTGCCCGCCACCTGCCTCCGGCCCTGCTGGAGAAAGCGGTACGCTATCTGCCGCCCATCAAGGCTTCCCATATTACCGGCGTCCGCTCCGCCTACGCTGAAACCGAGGGGTGGTTTGTGGCCTGCTCCCTGACAAGCCGCCAGATGCTCTCTCTGCCCCAGGATCTGGTCATCAAAAAGCTAATCCGTACCGGTCGCTTGGCCGAAAAACTGGGAGCCGAGATCCTGGGCCTGGGGGCCATGACCTCCGTAGTGGGCGATGCCGGCATCACCATTGCCCGCCACCTGAACATAGCCGTCACCACCGGCAACAGCTACACGGTAGCCACTGCCCTCGAAGCCACCGCCAAGGCTGCTGCAATGATGGACATCGACCTGACCCGGGCCGAGATAGCGATTATGGGGGCCACGGGCTCCATTGGCGCCGTCTGTGCCCGGATTCTGGCCCGCAACTGCCGGCACCTGACCCTGATTGCCCGTAATGAAGAAAAACTGGCCCGCCTGGCGCATCAGATTAAAGAAGAAACCGGTCTTAAGGCCCGGGTAACCAATCATTCCCGGGAAGCCCTGCGCCGGGCCGATGTCATTATTACCGTCACCTCGGCGGTAGATACCGTGATTGAACCCGAGGACCTGAAACCAGGTGCCGTAGTTTGCGACGTCGCCCGGCCCCGGGATGTCTCGCGGCGGGTAGCCGAGGTGCGCGACGACGTCCTGGTTATCGACGGCGGTGTCGTCCAGGTCCCCGGGGATGTCGACTTCCATTTTAACTTTGGCTATCCCCCGGGCCTCTCCTACGCCTGTATGGCCGAAACCATGATCCTGGCCCTGGAGGGCAGGATTGAAAACTTTACCCTGGGCCGGGAGTTGACGGTAGAACAAATCGACACCATTAACCGGCTGGCCGCCAAGCACGGCTTTCAAGTTGCCGGCTTCCGCAGCTTTGAACTACCTGTTTCCGAGGAGCAGGTGGCGGCCATCAGGGAGCGAGCACGGCAGCGGGCCGCCCTGGCCCGTTAA
- the lysS gene encoding lysine--tRNA ligase, protein MKLEAENDLMAVRLEKLHQLQEAGIEPYGGPFEVTHSTTAIRERFDELEGQEVALAGRLLAIRSHGKASFADLQDREGRLQLYIRLDNVGPGIYELFQKLDIGDIVGVRGKVFRTHRGEISVEVRQLTLLCKSLRPLPEKWHGLKDVDLRYRQRYLDLIVNPEVKQVFITRARIIRAIRSFLDNRGFLEVETPTMHPIAGGAAARPFITHHNALDIDLYLRIALELHLKRLLVGGLEKVYEMGRIFRNEGISTKHNPEFTMLELYQAYADYYVMMDLLEEMVAYVAREALGTTVVTYQGDRLDLTPPWPRLTMLEAIKKYYGVDFDQLPTAEDARRAAISLGLEIEPGMERGKIINEVFEATVEPHLIQPTFILDYPVAISPLAKRKKENPDFTYRFEAFIAGRELANAFSELNDPIDQRRRFEAQMAERAAGDEEAHMMDEDFLQALEYGMPPAGGMGIGIDRLVMVLTDSPSIRDVILFPTMRPKEE, encoded by the coding sequence ATGAAGTTGGAAGCTGAAAATGATTTAATGGCCGTAAGGCTGGAAAAGCTGCACCAGCTGCAGGAAGCCGGCATCGAACCCTACGGCGGCCCCTTCGAAGTCACCCACAGCACTACCGCCATCCGGGAGCGCTTCGATGAACTCGAAGGTCAGGAGGTAGCCCTGGCCGGTCGCCTCCTGGCTATCAGGAGCCACGGCAAGGCTTCCTTTGCTGATCTGCAGGACCGGGAGGGCCGCTTGCAACTTTACATTCGCCTCGATAATGTAGGTCCCGGGATTTATGAACTGTTCCAAAAACTCGATATCGGCGATATCGTCGGCGTCCGCGGCAAGGTTTTTCGTACCCATCGCGGCGAAATATCAGTAGAAGTCCGTCAACTGACACTCCTGTGCAAGAGTTTACGCCCCCTGCCGGAGAAATGGCATGGCTTGAAGGATGTCGACCTGCGCTACCGGCAGCGTTACCTGGATCTGATTGTCAACCCGGAGGTCAAACAGGTATTTATCACCCGGGCCCGGATCATCCGCGCCATCCGGTCCTTCCTGGACAACCGAGGCTTTTTGGAAGTAGAGACACCGACCATGCATCCCATTGCCGGCGGCGCCGCTGCCAGGCCCTTTATCACCCATCACAACGCCCTGGATATTGACCTCTACCTGCGCATTGCCCTGGAACTGCATTTAAAACGGCTGCTGGTGGGCGGCCTGGAAAAGGTCTACGAAATGGGCCGCATTTTCCGCAATGAAGGCATCTCCACCAAACACAACCCCGAGTTTACCATGCTGGAGCTCTACCAGGCCTATGCCGATTATTATGTCATGATGGATCTGCTGGAGGAAATGGTAGCCTATGTCGCCCGGGAGGCTCTGGGTACCACTGTTGTTACCTACCAGGGGGACAGGCTGGATCTCACCCCTCCCTGGCCGCGGTTAACCATGCTGGAAGCTATTAAGAAATACTACGGCGTGGACTTTGATCAGTTGCCCACGGCCGAGGACGCCCGGCGGGCAGCCATCAGCCTGGGCCTGGAGATAGAGCCGGGCATGGAGCGGGGGAAAATAATCAACGAGGTCTTTGAAGCCACAGTCGAACCCCATCTTATTCAGCCGACCTTCATCCTGGATTACCCGGTGGCCATATCCCCGCTGGCCAAGCGAAAAAAAGAAAACCCGGACTTTACCTACCGCTTTGAAGCCTTTATAGCCGGCAGGGAATTGGCCAACGCTTTCTCCGAGCTCAATGACCCCATCGACCAGCGACGGCGCTTTGAAGCCCAGATGGCTGAAAGGGCGGCCGGCGACGAAGAGGCCCACATGATGGACGAAGACTTCTTGCAGGCCCTGGAGTACGGCATGCCGCCTGCAGGGGGGATGGGCATCGGCATCGACCGCCTGGTCATGGTTCTTACGGATTCGCCCTCCATCAGGGACGTTATCCTCTTCCCCACTATGCGGCCGAAGGAAGAATGA